CTTGTCCAAGTTTAGCGGGGAGGAAATAGCCGATGCCATACAGGAAGAGATAAAAGGGCTCGATGTCGGTATTTTGGTAAATAACGCAGGAGTGGCTTACAGATTTGGTAAGTTCCTCCATGAGGTGGATGACTTGGAGGTGATGGAGAGCATAAAGGTGAACATGGAGGCTGCGACGTGGATCACTAGGGCATTGCTTCCAGGTATgctcaagaagaagaaaggagcaATTGTCAATCTTGGCTCTGCCTCTCATGCGGTCCCTTCTTTTCCTCTATTCACTAATTATGCTTCTTCCAAATCGTGAGTTCATTTCATGcttaattctttcttttttttccaatcAACATTCTGCTTCAAATTAATTTAAGTTGTGAAATTGGGATTAGGATTTGGGTGTATAGCGGTTCTTACCAAACTTCGTTTCATATTTTCATATCTCGTGGTTAGACGATTAGTATGTCTGTGCAAATATGTCTTGACCCTCTTGAAAATTAAGCCCAGTTAATTTTATGAACTTTCGATTTGAGAAAGTCTTCAGTATAACTGGTTATCTTTTGAAATGAACATTTTCTCGTATATTAAACCGCttatatgattaagaatgtatgcGTCATGTTATATAGGTACCTTTCAATGTTGTCAAGAAGCATTAGTTTGGAATACAAGCAGCATGGAATTGACATTCAGTGCCAGATTCCTATGTTCGTGGCAACAAAGCTGACAATGGTTAAGGCaactcccttcttcttcccatCACCAGAGACGTACGGCAAGGCAAGCATGCGATGGATTGGCTATGAGCACCATTGTTCGCCCTACTGGGGGCACTCTGTGCAGTGGCTCATAGTACGTACATTGCCCGATGCGTTTGTGAGTGCTGTGTGTTTTTGGTACACCCTTCGGTTGCGAAAGATTGGCCAATTGAAAAGGATGCAACCAACAACACGAATACGATGAAACTCCATTGTGTACGTTCTTTGTTTTGGTTGAGATTGTGAGGTTTGTTAATTTGATGTGTATTTGGTTTGCAGTAATtaagtaataatataataagAAGCAAATTCACAAAGGACTTATATGAATAGGAAAATTATTGTGAGTTATGGGAACATTGTCacgttttttttaatttggttcgCACCAATCGGTTACTAAATTTAGACTTATGCATAAATTTGTCGTTCATTTATATTAGTTATATATAACACATGATGTgcttttataaaacaaaacatgtgaTGTGATATGATGTGATATTCATTAATTCGAGAAAATgtgtttttattcttttattttttatattaagagCGAAGATTTATGCATCTTCGTAATAGACTAGCAAATTAAACTCGTCATTCAtgataatcaaatttaaaatgtctcataataattagaaaaatattattaaatcatAGTGCAATTGACGTGATAGTCACCTATTTTAGTAGCATCTATTATGTTTACTTGCAATTACCAATTGTAATGGTTTAAGCTTAATTAATTACAGCTACACCTCATACAACTCAATTGTTTTCTCACTTTGCAAGAGTTTTTAATGAATTAGTTAACGGAGTTGATGAAGGGGTAAGTTGCGACAAGAAATAGACTTTTGGAGGGTTAAGTGATACATTTTAAGTTTTATGAGACAAAGTGAGAAAACAATTGAGTTTAATCGAAGCCTAGCTAGCTGTAATCAAGCCAATATTTTACTGAGGAACCTTTCGAAAAAAATCATATTACCCTCGTGGCATTTGGCACACATTGCTAGTTGCACTGGCAACTAGAGTTTGCTACAAGTCTGCACCATTTTAGAAATGTCGTCTTGAATTGTTCTTGCCCGCGTCAAGCCTTCTTACTGATAAACTGTTAGGACCTTGGACTACATGGTAGTTAGGTGTTTAGCCTTTATGGCattttgtcttttcttttgtaaGAGTTGGTATCATTCAATCCAACGGTATGGGAAGCTGTGATGTGATCCAATCGTGGGCACTCCTTCTCTAGGGTTGTATAAGAACTAACTTTCACCATTTGGGAGAGTATGAATGAAAAATCGAATGTTTAttccttttcccttttcctCTTATGAATTTTCCTTCTCGCTGACTGCTCCTACTATAAACCAGAAACCCTACCAAATTCTCTACTGGAATTGCTGGCAATGGAATTCCAACAATTTTTCCTAGTGGCAGAAAGCACTCTAGGGTTCATCTCTCCTTGCAAATCCTTCATCAATTTTCTCACATGGGTCTGGCTCATGTTCCTCAGACCCCCAAAGAATCTCAAGGAGTACGGCCCGTGGGCTCTCATCACTGGCCCCACTGACGGGATCGGAAAAACCCTAGCCTTCGAAATGGCTTCAAAGGGTCTTAACGTAGTTTTAGTTGGCCGAAACCCTTTGAAGCTCGAAGCCAACGCGCCAATGAAATGCACGAAAAATATGGTGAGAAAATTCACACCAAGGATATTGCCATTGATCTGGCAAAGTTTAGTGGGCTGGAAATTGCTGATGCGATGGGATTGATGTGGGCATTTTGGTAAATAATGCTGGGTGGCTTACCCAGGGTCGGCTCTGAGAATTTGGAGGCCCTAGGCGATCCTTTGAAGTAGGCCCTAAAATTCTCTGATTTCTGGTTCTTTGTATATTGATTTGTATAAAGAAGAATTcactaaatacataaaaagttctattttcacatataatatcattaaaaattaatatcaatagaagataaatatacaaatattatttaaaCATTACACGATTC
This Pyrus communis chromosome 6, drPyrComm1.1, whole genome shotgun sequence DNA region includes the following protein-coding sequences:
- the LOC137735884 gene encoding very-long-chain 3-oxoacyl-CoA reductase 1-like, which produces MELHELFIAAASTLGFISLCKSSFNFLRWVWVMFLRPPKNLKEYGSWALITGSADGIGRALAFEMASKGLNLVLLDRNTSKLEATSNELREKYGGQIDVKNIVMDLSKFSGEEIADAIQEEIKGLDVGILVNNAGVAYRFGKFLHEVDDLEVMESIKVNMEAATWITRALLPGMLKKKKGAIVNLGSASHAVPSFPLFTNYASSKSYLSMLSRSISLEYKQHGIDIQCQIPMFVATKLTMVKATPFFFPSPETYGKASMRWIGYEHHCSPYWGHSVQWLIVRTLPDAFVSAVCFWYTLRLRKIGQLKRMQPTTRIR